One stretch of Pseudoramibacter sp. DNA includes these proteins:
- the cytX gene encoding putative hydroxymethylpyrimidine transporter CytX, translating into MSEQKKTTSFQNGLIWFGAGVSIAEILTGTYFAPLGFAKGLAAILIGHIIGCTMFFFSGLIGGRTRKSAMESVKLSFGGRGGLIFAALNVLQLVGWTAIMIYDGAGAVGGIFPGHAWIWCLVIGGLILLWIAIGITNLGPVNQVAMAALFILTIVLCKVIFTKGSVWTVPAKSGLSFGAAIELAVAMPLSWLPLISDYTREADKPFSATLTSTLVYGGVSTWMYIIGMGAALLTGGGDIATIMVKAGLGIAALVIVILSTVTTTFLDAWSAGISTESLWKPGTGKNVALLATVIGMVLAMIFPMDDITDFLYLIGSVFAPMIAVQIADYFILKKADSAGQAWNVRNLIVWAIGFVLYRLLMKVDLPVGSTLPDMAVTMVILLIASPKTKKA; encoded by the coding sequence ATGAGCGAACAAAAAAAGACGACGAGCTTTCAGAACGGGCTCATCTGGTTCGGCGCCGGGGTGTCCATCGCGGAAATCCTCACGGGAACCTACTTTGCACCTTTGGGCTTCGCGAAAGGCCTCGCGGCGATTCTCATCGGCCACATCATCGGCTGCACGATGTTCTTTTTCTCAGGGCTCATCGGCGGCAGAACCCGGAAAAGCGCCATGGAAAGTGTCAAGCTCTCCTTCGGCGGAAGAGGCGGCTTGATCTTTGCGGCCCTCAACGTCCTTCAGCTCGTGGGCTGGACAGCGATCATGATTTACGACGGGGCCGGAGCCGTTGGCGGCATCTTCCCGGGACACGCGTGGATCTGGTGCCTCGTCATCGGCGGGCTTATCCTGCTGTGGATTGCCATCGGCATCACGAACCTCGGCCCGGTGAACCAGGTGGCCATGGCGGCGCTGTTCATTTTGACCATCGTGCTGTGCAAAGTGATCTTCACGAAAGGCTCCGTGTGGACGGTGCCGGCGAAATCGGGACTGAGCTTCGGCGCGGCCATCGAACTCGCCGTGGCAATGCCCCTGTCGTGGCTGCCCCTGATTTCCGACTACACCCGGGAAGCGGACAAGCCCTTTAGCGCGACCCTGACCTCGACCCTCGTTTACGGCGGGGTATCCACGTGGATGTACATCATCGGCATGGGGGCGGCGCTCCTCACCGGCGGCGGAGATATCGCGACGATCATGGTCAAGGCGGGCCTCGGCATCGCGGCGCTTGTCATCGTCATCCTGTCCACGGTGACCACGACCTTCCTCGACGCGTGGTCCGCGGGGATTTCGACAGAATCCCTGTGGAAGCCGGGCACCGGCAAAAACGTCGCCCTTCTCGCGACGGTCATCGGCATGGTGCTGGCCATGATTTTCCCCATGGACGACATCACCGATTTCCTCTACCTCATCGGCTCGGTCTTCGCCCCGATGATCGCGGTGCAGATCGCCGACTACTTCATTTTGAAAAAAGCCGACAGCGCTGGCCAGGCCTGGAACGTCCGCAATCTCATCGTCTGGGCCATCGGTTTCGTACTCTATCGGCTGCTGATGAAAGTCGATCTGCCCGTGGGCAGCACCCTGCCGGACATGGCGGTCACGATGGTGATTCTACTCATCGCATCGCCGAAAACTAAAAAAGCATAA
- a CDS encoding pyridoxamine kinase translates to MKRVLSIQDISCFGKCSTTIALPVISAMGVETAILPTAVLSTHTMFKNFTVKDLSDQIAPITKHWKDEDIQFDSIYTGYLGSFEQIEMVEKIFADFAPDDKTLKFVDPVMADNGALYPAFDLDYAKRNAEFCGHADIIVPNITEACFMTDTPYKEDMSESEVKALLEKLGKLGPTIAVLTGVSLKDGMTGFMGLDTRTGEFLSHQNIRIDAAYHGTGDLFASACVGGIMNGLSWNDAMAIASDYTAETIAVTLKDPKKPWYGVNFETTLPSLIAKVQVAKNI, encoded by the coding sequence ATGAAACGTGTCCTTTCCATTCAAGATATTTCCTGCTTCGGCAAATGCTCGACGACCATCGCCCTGCCGGTGATTTCGGCCATGGGCGTGGAAACCGCCATTCTGCCGACGGCGGTACTTTCCACCCACACCATGTTCAAAAACTTTACCGTCAAGGATTTAAGCGATCAAATTGCCCCGATCACCAAGCACTGGAAAGACGAAGACATCCAGTTCGACAGCATCTACACCGGCTATCTCGGCTCCTTCGAACAGATCGAAATGGTCGAAAAAATCTTCGCCGACTTCGCCCCAGACGACAAGACGTTAAAATTCGTCGACCCGGTCATGGCCGACAACGGCGCCCTCTACCCGGCCTTCGATCTCGACTACGCAAAACGCAACGCTGAATTCTGCGGCCACGCCGACATCATCGTCCCGAACATCACCGAAGCCTGCTTCATGACGGACACCCCGTATAAAGAAGATATGTCTGAAAGCGAAGTCAAGGCGCTCCTCGAAAAACTCGGCAAGCTCGGCCCGACCATCGCCGTCCTCACCGGGGTTTCCCTCAAAGACGGCATGACCGGCTTCATGGGCCTCGACACCCGCACCGGGGAATTCCTCTCCCACCAGAACATCCGGATCGACGCGGCCTATCACGGCACCGGCGACCTCTTCGCCAGCGCCTGCGTCGGCGGCATCATGAACGGCCTGTCCTGGAACGACGCCATGGCCATCGCTTCGGACTACACCGCCGAAACCATCGCCGTCACCCTGAAGGACCCGAAGAAGCCGTGGTACGGGGTCAACTTCGAAACCACCCTGCCGAGCCTGATCGCAAAAGTTCAAGTCGCGAAAAACATATAA
- the pdxR gene encoding MocR-like pyridoxine biosynthesis transcription factor PdxR has protein sequence MLTYHFKTSGEPLYVQLYDAIKGDILSGVLMPGEALPGKRPFAKHLGISVSTVENAYGQLMAEGYITSMPRRGFYVAEVKTLPKAPETVPVQKTPDPVLESLHTALRGRRWFADFQSNQTDPASFPFTLWAKLTREVLSDEQDQLMTNPPAGGTLALRTAIADHLRDFRGLVVAPEQIIVGAGTEYLYTLLIQLLGFDRIYAVESPGYRKILQVYQAHRLKTAKIPLDHQGLRPDRLEASGASIVHITPSHHFPTGITMPIARRYEMLSWANQAPDRLIIEDDYDSEFRMTGRPLPPLAAIDMTGRVIYMNTFTKSLASTVRVSYMVLPPALTAAFYRKLRFYACTVSTFEQAVLARFIAEGHYEKHLNRMRQAYRRRRDVLLGAIGQSPMAGCAAISEENAGLHFVLTLKIKKRDEAVVQDAAKRGIRVAPLEAGDAHRFLINYSSIPERVIPEAVRRLSEAVLGREG, from the coding sequence ATGCTCACTTACCATTTTAAGACCAGCGGGGAACCGCTGTACGTCCAGCTGTACGACGCGATCAAAGGGGACATCCTCTCCGGGGTGCTCATGCCCGGGGAGGCCCTGCCGGGGAAGCGCCCCTTCGCGAAGCACCTGGGCATTTCCGTGTCCACGGTGGAAAATGCCTACGGCCAGCTCATGGCTGAAGGTTACATCACGTCCATGCCCCGGCGGGGCTTCTACGTCGCCGAGGTCAAGACCCTGCCCAAGGCGCCGGAAACCGTTCCGGTTCAGAAAACGCCGGATCCGGTGCTCGAATCCCTGCACACGGCCCTCCGGGGCCGGCGCTGGTTCGCCGATTTCCAGAGCAACCAGACGGACCCGGCGTCCTTTCCGTTCACTCTTTGGGCGAAACTGACCCGGGAGGTCTTGAGTGATGAACAGGACCAGCTCATGACCAATCCGCCGGCCGGGGGGACCCTGGCCCTTCGAACGGCCATCGCCGATCACCTCCGGGATTTCCGGGGGCTCGTGGTGGCGCCGGAGCAGATCATTGTCGGCGCCGGCACCGAATACCTCTACACGCTGTTGATCCAACTCCTCGGTTTCGATCGGATCTACGCGGTGGAATCGCCGGGTTACCGGAAAATTCTCCAGGTGTATCAGGCCCATCGACTTAAGACGGCGAAGATCCCCCTGGATCACCAGGGGCTGCGGCCGGACCGCCTCGAAGCCTCCGGCGCGTCGATAGTCCACATCACCCCGAGCCACCATTTCCCCACGGGGATCACCATGCCCATCGCCCGGCGCTACGAGATGCTCAGCTGGGCGAACCAGGCGCCGGATCGGCTCATCATCGAAGACGACTACGACAGCGAGTTCCGCATGACCGGGCGGCCGCTGCCCCCCCTCGCCGCCATTGACATGACCGGCCGGGTCATTTACATGAACACGTTCACGAAGAGTCTGGCCTCCACGGTCCGGGTGTCGTACATGGTGCTGCCCCCGGCCCTGACGGCGGCGTTCTACCGCAAGCTCCGATTTTACGCGTGTACGGTGTCGACCTTCGAGCAGGCGGTGCTGGCGCGGTTCATCGCCGAAGGCCATTACGAAAAGCACCTCAACCGCATGCGCCAGGCCTACCGAAGACGCCGGGACGTGCTGCTGGGGGCCATCGGCCAAAGCCCCATGGCGGGGTGCGCGGCGATCAGCGAGGAAAACGCCGGGCTGCACTTCGTACTGACCCTGAAAATCAAAAAGCGGGACGAAGCGGTGGTGCAGGACGCCGCGAAGCGGGGCATCCGGGTGGCGCCTTTGGAAGCCGGGGACGCCCACCGCTTCCTCATCAACTACTCGTCCATCCCAGAACGGGTCATTCCCGAGGCGGTACGTCGTCTCAGCGAAGCGGTTCTTGGACGCGAAGGGTGA
- a CDS encoding biotin--[acetyl-CoA-carboxylase] ligase, whose translation MSNSEMQWKDLSPLIPYVQNPSVLKNVRWAENLGSTNDVLKAHPDAPHGTIVAADAQNAGKGRLGRSFFSPKDSGLYLSVLYRPAESRALSSFVTMGACVAALEAVAKACGVTPAIKWVNDLMIGPKKIAGILTESRADPNPERQFIVVGIGLNLFIPERGFPDEIADRAGSITGVTAKAYGERGGDPADLRARLLAAMIDGLTALGRARRPEPYAEIYRSHSNLVGRKVILTGAGEPLPGTVIGFDRFGHLKLQDEGGSLRIITSGELTLRVQEPLR comes from the coding sequence ATGTCAAATTCTGAAATGCAGTGGAAAGATCTTTCCCCGCTCATCCCTTATGTCCAGAATCCCAGTGTGCTTAAAAACGTCCGTTGGGCTGAAAATCTGGGCTCCACCAACGACGTGCTCAAAGCCCATCCCGATGCGCCCCACGGCACCATCGTCGCCGCTGACGCCCAGAACGCCGGCAAAGGCCGCCTGGGCCGAAGCTTCTTTTCCCCAAAGGACAGCGGGCTGTACCTGTCCGTACTGTACCGACCGGCCGAAAGCCGCGCCCTGTCTTCCTTCGTCACCATGGGGGCCTGCGTCGCCGCCCTCGAAGCCGTGGCAAAAGCCTGCGGCGTCACCCCGGCCATCAAATGGGTCAACGATCTCATGATCGGACCGAAAAAAATCGCCGGCATCCTCACCGAATCCCGGGCGGACCCGAATCCCGAACGGCAGTTCATCGTCGTCGGCATCGGCCTCAACCTCTTCATCCCTGAAAGGGGCTTCCCCGACGAAATTGCAGACCGCGCCGGGAGTATCACCGGCGTCACCGCCAAAGCCTATGGTGAACGGGGCGGTGATCCCGCGGACCTCAGGGCCCGGCTCCTCGCCGCGATGATCGACGGCCTCACGGCCCTGGGCCGGGCCAGACGGCCGGAACCCTACGCAGAAATCTACCGCTCCCATTCCAACCTCGTCGGCCGGAAGGTGATCCTCACCGGCGCCGGAGAACCGCTGCCGGGCACAGTCATCGGCTTCGACCGCTTCGGCCATTTAAAACTTCAGGACGAAGGCGGCAGCCTTCGGATCATCACCTCCGGAGAACTCACCCTTCGCGTCCAAGAACCGCTTCGCTGA
- a CDS encoding decaprenyl-phosphate phosphoribosyltransferase, giving the protein MKKYLKLLRTRHYLKNLLVFIPIFFNQTLFSGKFINALLGFLAFCMISSAVYIINDIKDVEKDRHHPTKRFRPIASGAVSVQKAKTIGIICLIFSIILTSFTKLYISIIFIMLYFVLNILYSGGLKNKPLVDVVILASGFILRVIYGAYLTGVPISGWLYLTIWTGAFYMGLGKRRNEIEKQKELGETRTVLKYYTYGFLDKNMYVCVALANVFYALWAVGHDDQRFLWSAPILMIVLMKYSLDIEGNSDGDPIEVILHDKVLIALISVFAAYLFFILYF; this is encoded by the coding sequence ATGAAAAAATACTTAAAACTTCTGCGGACTCGACATTATTTAAAGAATCTTCTTGTATTCATACCAATCTTTTTTAACCAGACCCTTTTCAGCGGGAAGTTCATTAATGCGCTTCTCGGGTTTCTTGCTTTTTGTATGATATCATCCGCAGTCTACATTATTAACGATATCAAAGATGTAGAGAAAGACCGTCATCATCCGACAAAACGTTTTCGTCCAATTGCAAGCGGAGCAGTCAGCGTTCAGAAAGCTAAAACAATTGGAATCATCTGCCTGATTTTCTCTATCATACTAACATCGTTCACAAAATTGTACATCAGCATTATTTTCATCATGTTGTACTTTGTTCTGAATATCCTGTACAGTGGAGGACTTAAGAACAAACCGCTTGTTGATGTTGTCATTCTTGCATCCGGATTCATTCTCCGCGTTATTTACGGAGCGTACCTGACAGGTGTTCCGATCTCTGGATGGCTTTACCTCACGATTTGGACAGGAGCCTTCTATATGGGCCTTGGCAAACGAAGGAATGAAATTGAGAAGCAGAAGGAATTGGGAGAAACAAGAACTGTTCTGAAATACTATACCTACGGTTTCCTTGATAAGAATATGTATGTCTGTGTCGCACTTGCTAACGTATTTTACGCCTTATGGGCAGTTGGACATGATGATCAGAGGTTCCTCTGGTCTGCACCAATCTTGATGATTGTTCTAATGAAGTACAGTCTCGATATTGAAGGAAATTCAGATGGAGACCCTATTGAAGTCATTCTTCATGACAAAGTATTGATCGCTCTTATTTCGGTTTTTGCAGCGTACCTATTCTTTATTCTTTATTTTTGA
- a CDS encoding HAD-IB family phosphatase: MNVYDFDGTIYEGDSSIDFYMYCLKKHPKILKALPTQMKGFLLYGFHKINKTRLKEYYFSFLRALEKPELDVEKFWDENRNKIKSWYLKQKNPLDVIISASPEFLLRPILNSIGIYHLIASDVDIHTGKFRSDNCHDEIKPVYFNQRYPDEHIDNFYSDSLSDEPMARLADAAWLIRHDQIKKWSIT; this comes from the coding sequence ATGAATGTATATGACTTTGACGGAACAATCTACGAAGGTGACAGTTCCATCGACTTTTATATGTATTGTCTAAAAAAGCATCCAAAAATTCTGAAAGCCCTGCCAACACAGATGAAAGGCTTTTTACTGTACGGATTTCACAAAATTAACAAGACCAGACTCAAAGAATACTACTTTTCATTTCTTAGAGCATTAGAAAAACCAGAGCTGGATGTTGAAAAATTCTGGGATGAGAACCGGAACAAGATCAAAAGCTGGTATTTAAAGCAGAAAAATCCATTAGATGTTATTATATCGGCATCTCCGGAATTTCTGCTGCGTCCGATCCTGAACAGCATTGGAATATATCATCTCATTGCATCTGATGTAGATATTCATACTGGAAAATTTAGATCAGATAACTGTCACGATGAAATAAAACCGGTTTATTTCAACCAACGGTATCCAGATGAACACATAGATAATTTTTATTCAGATTCATTATCCGATGAACCTATGGCCAGACTGGCTGATGCAGCATGGTTGATTCGCCATGATCAGATCAAGAAATGGAGCATTACATGA
- the larE gene encoding ATP-dependent sacrificial sulfur transferase LarE: METLKPTTQKKYEALRAELKALGSVAVAFSGGVDSTLLLAVAHDVLGDNAVGVTIASHFVPPRELKEAETFCAERGIRHKVCKVDALAVDDIRNNPPDRCYYCKHTNFSTIQNAAKDMGLAAVAEGSNMDDLGDYRPGLKAAAELKIASPLRAAGLTKAEIREISKAMGLPTWDKPSYACLASRFAYGRPITDAGLTLVDRAEQFLIDLGFPIMRVRLHGDKDPIARIEAAPDRMDELFAFRDKIVPAFKAMGFRYVTMDLQGYRVGSMNETLKK; encoded by the coding sequence ATGGAGACATTAAAACCAACGACCCAGAAAAAATATGAGGCTTTGCGAGCAGAACTCAAGGCATTGGGCTCCGTGGCGGTGGCCTTTTCAGGAGGCGTGGATTCCACACTGCTCCTCGCCGTGGCCCACGACGTTCTCGGCGACAACGCGGTGGGGGTGACCATCGCGTCCCACTTCGTGCCGCCCCGGGAACTCAAAGAAGCGGAAACCTTTTGCGCTGAACGGGGCATTCGTCACAAGGTCTGCAAGGTCGATGCCCTGGCGGTGGACGATATCCGGAACAACCCGCCGGACCGGTGCTACTACTGCAAGCACACCAACTTTTCGACGATTCAGAACGCCGCGAAGGACATGGGCCTCGCGGCGGTGGCCGAAGGCTCGAACATGGACGACCTCGGGGACTACCGCCCGGGGCTGAAAGCCGCAGCGGAGCTCAAGATTGCGAGTCCCCTTCGGGCCGCCGGGCTGACCAAGGCGGAAATCCGGGAAATTTCCAAGGCGATGGGCCTGCCCACCTGGGACAAGCCGTCCTACGCGTGCCTGGCGTCTCGATTCGCCTACGGAAGACCCATCACCGATGCGGGCCTGACCCTCGTGGACCGGGCGGAACAATTTCTCATCGACCTGGGCTTTCCCATCATGCGGGTGCGCCTCCACGGGGACAAAGATCCCATCGCCCGGATCGAAGCGGCGCCGGACCGCATGGACGAACTCTTCGCCTTTCGGGACAAAATCGTGCCGGCCTTCAAGGCCATGGGCTTCCGTTACGTGACGATGGACCTCCAGGGCTACCGGGTCGGCAGCATGAACGAAACCCTGAAAAAATGA
- a CDS encoding putative ABC transporter permease, with product MVFHAVHQGRIVNRGFLNGPVCPVYGFGVLAVFAVAWAVGRSSPEHLPLWQLFLVGMVFATLVELIAGWALDKLFHTRWWDYSDKPLNLGGYICPEYSLIWGLAITLVVRDVQPLVRHTAADRIPADYGWIVLAVFYSAYLADLIVTVLIITGFNKRLAELDAIRQSLRTVSDKLTEDIGGSAMEAAQHVQEGEVQAALARAEMGERAATRRETAENALWQRRNALKAKAKRIKQRVMAPKVFGGRRLMRAFPSMQHRDFGEALDWLRDEMQNEKRQ from the coding sequence GTGGTGTTTCATGCGGTGCACCAAGGGCGGATCGTCAATCGCGGCTTCTTGAACGGCCCGGTCTGCCCGGTTTACGGCTTTGGCGTGTTGGCAGTTTTCGCCGTCGCCTGGGCCGTCGGTCGCTCGTCCCCCGAACATCTGCCCTTGTGGCAGCTTTTTCTCGTCGGCATGGTCTTTGCGACATTGGTCGAGTTGATCGCCGGTTGGGCGCTGGACAAGCTGTTTCACACCCGGTGGTGGGACTACAGCGATAAGCCCTTGAATCTCGGCGGCTACATCTGTCCGGAGTATTCGCTGATCTGGGGGCTGGCGATTACGCTCGTCGTTCGCGATGTTCAGCCGCTGGTGCGCCACACAGCGGCGGATCGGATCCCGGCGGATTACGGCTGGATCGTCCTGGCGGTGTTTTACAGCGCTTATCTGGCGGACTTGATCGTCACGGTTTTGATCATCACTGGATTCAACAAGCGGCTCGCTGAGCTGGACGCGATCCGGCAGTCCCTGCGCACCGTCAGCGACAAATTGACCGAAGACATTGGCGGCAGCGCGATGGAAGCCGCGCAGCACGTTCAGGAAGGCGAGGTGCAGGCGGCACTGGCCCGCGCGGAAATGGGCGAACGGGCTGCAACTCGCAGGGAAACGGCTGAAAATGCACTTTGGCAGCGTAGAAATGCCCTGAAGGCGAAAGCCAAACGCATCAAGCAACGTGTGATGGCACCGAAGGTTTTCGGCGGCCGCCGGCTGATGCGGGCTTTCCCGTCGATGCAGCATCGGGATTTTGGCGAAGCGCTCGATTGGCTGCGGGATGAAATGCAAAACGAAAAAAGGCAGTAA
- the thiD gene encoding bifunctional hydroxymethylpyrimidine kinase/phosphomethylpyrimidine kinase — MRTALTIAGSDTSGGAGIQADLKTMTVNGVFAMSAITALTAQNTTGVTDIMEASPKFLKEELDAVFTDIFPDAVKIGMVSSSALIDVIAERLIFYKARHIVLDPVMVATSGAKLLQDDAAKTLQDKLLPLAEVITPNIPEAEILSGMTIQSEGDMEAAGKAIGEAVGCAVLVKGGHQVNDANDFLWQPAGGVWMRGRRINNPNTHGTGCTLSSAIAANLAKGYTLEDAVRTAKAFLSGALADGLDLGKGAGPMNHAFDIKDSYKAVRS, encoded by the coding sequence ATGAGAACAGCATTGACGATCGCTGGCAGCGACACCAGCGGAGGCGCCGGCATTCAGGCCGATTTGAAAACCATGACGGTCAACGGCGTCTTCGCCATGAGCGCCATCACGGCTTTAACGGCTCAGAACACCACCGGCGTGACGGACATTATGGAAGCGAGTCCTAAATTTCTCAAAGAAGAACTGGACGCGGTATTCACGGATATTTTCCCCGACGCGGTGAAAATCGGGATGGTCAGTTCCTCGGCCCTCATCGACGTGATCGCCGAACGCCTGATATTTTACAAGGCGCGGCACATCGTCTTAGACCCGGTGATGGTCGCGACCTCGGGGGCGAAACTCCTCCAGGACGACGCGGCGAAAACTTTGCAGGACAAGCTGCTGCCCCTGGCGGAAGTCATCACCCCAAATATTCCCGAAGCGGAAATCCTGTCAGGCATGACCATTCAATCCGAAGGGGACATGGAAGCGGCAGGAAAGGCCATCGGCGAAGCCGTGGGCTGCGCCGTGCTCGTCAAAGGCGGCCACCAGGTCAACGACGCCAACGATTTCCTGTGGCAGCCTGCCGGCGGCGTCTGGATGCGGGGCAGACGCATCAACAACCCCAACACCCACGGCACCGGCTGCACCCTGTCGTCCGCCATCGCCGCGAATTTGGCCAAGGGCTACACCCTCGAGGACGCGGTGCGCACGGCGAAGGCCTTTTTGTCCGGCGCTTTGGCCGACGGCCTCGATCTCGGCAAGGGGGCCGGGCCGATGAACCACGCCTTTGACATCAAGGACAGCTACAAGGCGGTGCGGTCATGA
- the pgeF gene encoding peptidoglycan editing factor PgeF — translation MIPLVRKNPDRPVLKDRTVCLEGLPLRTLRFPILDQTGCVDHAFTTREGGFSAGDCTAMNFNYDREDNPMVVDANYQRIADAFGGGRSLRHFVCAHQGHTGNVRVVDENDGGEGTLFRQWGKDVDGMVTDTPGLILGVFTADCTPVYLVDPVHRAIGLVHSGWRGTAAGIAAAAITLMRTHYGTDPSDLVCAVGPSICRDCYEISEDVAAVFRDRFGAQADQILWDPHRKNGVLHCQLDLWQANRLVLENAGVLPEHIQITDVCTRENARLLFSHRAAGERRGNCAAFLSLKF, via the coding sequence ATGATCCCACTCGTTCGAAAAAATCCCGACCGCCCGGTCTTAAAAGACCGCACAGTTTGCTTAGAAGGGCTGCCCCTGCGCACCCTGCGCTTTCCCATTTTAGACCAGACCGGCTGCGTCGACCACGCCTTCACCACCCGGGAAGGGGGTTTCAGCGCCGGGGACTGCACCGCCATGAATTTCAATTACGACCGGGAGGACAACCCGATGGTTGTCGACGCCAATTACCAGCGCATTGCCGACGCTTTCGGCGGCGGCCGCAGCCTGCGCCACTTCGTCTGCGCCCACCAAGGCCACACCGGAAACGTCCGAGTTGTCGACGAAAACGACGGCGGCGAGGGCACGCTGTTTCGCCAATGGGGCAAAGACGTCGACGGCATGGTCACCGACACGCCGGGGCTGATCCTCGGGGTGTTCACCGCCGACTGCACGCCGGTCTACCTCGTCGATCCGGTGCACCGGGCCATCGGCCTTGTCCATTCCGGCTGGCGGGGCACCGCAGCAGGTATCGCAGCGGCCGCCATCACCTTGATGCGCACCCATTACGGCACCGATCCGTCCGATCTGGTCTGCGCCGTCGGGCCGTCTATCTGCCGAGACTGCTACGAAATCTCAGAAGACGTCGCGGCCGTGTTCAGGGACCGCTTCGGCGCCCAGGCCGATCAAATCCTTTGGGATCCCCACCGGAAAAACGGCGTCCTTCACTGTCAGCTCGATCTCTGGCAGGCGAACCGCCTCGTCCTTGAAAACGCCGGCGTCCTGCCCGAACACATCCAGATCACCGACGTGTGCACCCGGGAAAACGCGCGCCTGCTGTTTTCCCATCGGGCTGCCGGCGAACGCCGGGGCAACTGCGCCGCCTTCTTAAGTCTTAAGTTTTAA
- a CDS encoding glycerol-3-phosphate acyltransferase has product MIREDVICLIIGYAFGSFLTAAAVARRRGMSIFKAGSGNPGMANAMRLFGFGPGMAVLAGDILKTVAAWIVTGLMFGWSSAVTALTTVGAVLGHDFPFWHRFRGGKGVAVMCSGIVLMAPGWGFGALAAGAAVVILSHYLCLGAVAIPALYIAPAWHFGSAVSGLCVMVLTGLAVLANAKSLKALAHREEPQVDVIGLIREHTKK; this is encoded by the coding sequence ATGATTCGCGAAGATGTGATCTGTCTGATTATCGGCTACGCTTTCGGCAGTTTTCTCACGGCGGCGGCTGTGGCCCGGCGCCGGGGGATGTCGATTTTTAAGGCGGGCTCAGGCAACCCGGGCATGGCCAACGCCATGCGCCTGTTCGGCTTTGGCCCGGGAATGGCCGTCCTCGCCGGGGACATCCTCAAAACCGTAGCGGCGTGGATCGTGACGGGGCTGATGTTCGGCTGGTCTTCGGCGGTCACCGCCCTGACGACAGTGGGCGCTGTCCTCGGCCACGATTTTCCGTTCTGGCACCGGTTTCGGGGCGGCAAGGGCGTCGCGGTCATGTGCTCGGGGATCGTCCTCATGGCGCCGGGCTGGGGCTTCGGCGCCCTGGCCGCCGGGGCGGCGGTGGTGATCCTCAGCCATTATTTGTGTCTCGGAGCCGTGGCGATTCCGGCATTGTACATCGCCCCGGCCTGGCATTTTGGCAGCGCGGTTTCGGGCCTCTGCGTGATGGTGCTCACCGGCCTCGCGGTGCTGGCCAACGCCAAAAGCTTGAAAGCGCTGGCGCATCGCGAAGAGCCTCAGGTCGACGTGATCGGGCTGATCCGAGAACACACTAAAAAATAA